From the genome of Nicotiana sylvestris chromosome 2, ASM39365v2, whole genome shotgun sequence, one region includes:
- the LOC104249919 gene encoding potassium channel KAT3-like isoform X2, translating to MSFSYAKNCLQRFCVDEFQMNTETSNGFFSNDLLPSLGARINYATKLRKFIVSPFNPRYRCWEMFLVVLVIYSAWISPFEFAFLSYNEEDALFIIDHIVNCFFAIDIFLTFFVAYLHRESYLLVDEPKKIAIRYLSSWFIFDVCSTVPFQSLILLFTDHKESGGVGFKLLSMLRLWRLRRVSALFARLEKDIRFNYFWTRCTKLISVTLFAVHCAGCFNYMIADRYPDPRKTWIGAVNPDFKKESVGDRYITSLYWSIVTMTTTGYGDLHAENSREMLFDIFYMLFNLGLTSYIIGNMTNLVVHWTSRTRNFRDTVKAAQEFAKRNQLPPRVQDQVLSHICLKFRTEALKQDETLNGLPKAIRTSIAHHLFFPIVQNVRLFQGVSPNLLFQLVPEMEAEYFPPKQDVILQNEAPTDLYIIVSGAVELIAQIEGLEQTIGKAVAGDLFGEIGVLCGRPQPFAVRTTEISQILRLSRTALMNILRANPEDERIVMNNLLLGFGGFGYVDHQTNGGPDIKRHHDTALTSIDINNLEARVKKQEGDDVQEINKSMNNLSLNLENKRELNEQKVELIGPDEKGTKSCQLNPEVPCCSKSCSTNSSGSKVTKSTNKRVTIHMQKKESLHHQFGKLIIVPDSLEELFRVAGQRFGGYNFKRAVNAEDAEIDEIDVIRDGDHLFFLNMNA from the exons ATGTCTTTTTCTTATGCTAAAAACTGTTTGCAACGGTTTTGTGTGGATGAGTTCCAAATGAATACAGAAACCAGTAATGGTTTCTTCTCAAATGATCTTCTCCCTTCTCTTGGAGCTAGAATTAACTACGCTACAAAGCTTCGAAAATTCATCGTTTCGCCTTTCAATCCCCGGTATAG GTGTTGGGAGATGTTTCTGGTTGTTTTGGTCATATACTCAGCCTGGATTTCTCCATTTGAGTTTGCATTCTTGTCATACAATGAAGAGGATGCTTTATTCATCATTGACCACATTGTCAACTGCTTCTTTGCTATTGACATTTTCCTTACCTTCTTCGTCGCGTATCTTCATCGAGAGTCCTATCTCCTTGTTGATGAACCTAAGAAAATTGCAATAAG GTACTTGTCAAGTTGGTTCATATTTGATGTATGCTCCACTGTACCATTTCAATCATTGATCCTCCTCTTCACGGATCACAAAGAAAGCGGTGGAGTTGGCTTCAAGTTGCTCAGCATGCTCAGACTATGGCGTCTCAGACGAGTCAGTGCCCTATTTGCAAG ACTTGAGAAGGATATCCGGTTTAACTACTTCTGGACGCGATGTACAAAACTCATATCA GTAACATTGTTTGCAGTGCACTGTGCTGGATGCTTTAACTATATGATTGCAGATAGATATCCTGATCCAAGAAAAACATGGATTGGTGCTGTAAATCCTGATTTCAAGAAAGAAAGCGTTGGCGATAGATATATAACTTCACTATATTGGTCTATTGTAACTATGACAACAACCGGTTATGGGGATTTGCATGCTGAGAACTCAAGGGAAATGTTGTTTGACATTTTTTACATGTTATTCAACTTGGGATTGACTTCTTACATCATTGGAAACATGACTAATCTTGTTGTTCATTGGACCAGCCGCACCAGAAACTTC AGGGATACAGTGAAAGCAGCTCAAGAATTTGCGAAAAGGAATCAGTTGCCTCCAAGGGTACAAGATCAGGTTTTATCCCACATATGTCTCAAGTTCAGAACTGAAGCATTGAAACAAGACGAAACTCTCAATGGCCTTCCCAAAGCCATCCGAACGAGTATTGCACATCACCTGTTTTTCCCTATAGTTCAAAATGTTCGTTTGTTCCAAGGTGTTTCGCCAAACCTTCTTTTCCAACTG GTTCCTGAAATGGAAGCTGAATACTTCCCTCCCAAGCAAGATGTGATTTTGCAGAATGAGGCTCCAACAGATCTGTATATAATAGTTTCAGGAGCAGTG GAACTGATAGCACAAATTGAAGGGCTAGAGCAA ACAATTGGAAAGGCTGTTGCAGGAGATCTATTTGGAGAAATAGGTGTTTTATGTGGGAGACCACAGCCATTTGCTGTTCGAACTACTGAGATTTCTCAAATTCTACGACTAAGCAGAACAGCGTTGATGAACATTCTCCGCGCAAATCCAGAAGATGAACGGATAGTTATGAACAATCTTTTGCTG GGATTCGGAGGCTTTGGTTATGTGGACCACCAAACAAATGGAGGGCCAGATATCAAAAGGCATCATGATACAGCACTGACTAGCATAGATATCAACAATTTGGAAGCTAGAGTTAAGAAGCAAGAGGGAGATGATGTACAAGAAATAAACAAAAGCATGAATAATTTGTCACTAAATCTTGAAAACAAGAGAGAACTAAATGAGCAGAAAGTTGAGCTCATTGGACCAGATGAGAAGGGAACAAAGAGCTGTCAACTGAACCCTGAGGTCCCCTGTTGTTCTAAATCTTGTAGTACCAATTCAAGTGGTTCTAAAGTGACAAAATCCACCAATAAGAGAGTCACCATTCACATGCAAAAGAAAGAATCATTGCATCACCAGTTTGGGAAGCTAATCATTGTACCTGATTCACTAGAAGAGCTATTCAGAGTAGCAG GTCAAAGATTTGGAGGCTACAATTTCAAGAGAGCTGTAAATGCAGAGGATGCTGAAATAGATGAGATTGATGTCATCAGAGATGGCGACCATTTGTTTTTCCTTAACATGAATGCTTGA
- the LOC104249919 gene encoding potassium channel KAT3-like (The RefSeq protein has 1 substitution, 1 frameshift compared to this genomic sequence): MSFSYAKNCLQRFCVDEFQMNTETSNGFFSNDLLPSLGARINYATKLRKFIVSPFNPRYRCWEMFLVVLVIYSAWISPFEFAFLSYNEDDALFIIDHIVNCFFAIDIFLTFFVAYLHRESYLLVDEPKKIAIRYLSSWFIFDVCSTVPFQSLILLFTDHKESGGVGFKLLSMLRLWRLRRVSALFARLEKDIRFNYFWTRCTKLISVTLFAVHCAGCFNYMIADRYPDPRKTWIGAVNPDFKKESVGDRYITSLYWSIVTMTTTGYGDLHAENSREMLFDIFYMLFNLGLTSYIIGNMTNLVVHWTSRTRNFRDTVKAAQEFAKRNQLPPRVQDQVLSHICLKFRTEALKQDETLNGLPKAIRTSIAHHLFFPIVQNVRLFQGVSPNLLFQLVPEMEAEYFPPKQDVILQNEAPTDLYIIVSGAVELIAQIEGLEQTIGKAVAGDLFGEIGVLCGRPQPFAVRTTEISQILRLSRTALMNILRANPEDERIVMNNLLLNLQGFGGFGYVDHQTNGGPDIKRHHDTALTSIDINNLEARVKKQEGDDVQEINKSMNNLSLNLENKRELNEQKVELIGPDEKGTKSCQLNPEVPCCSKSCSTNSSGSKVTKSTNKRVTIHMQKKESLHHQFGKLIIVPDSLEELFRVAGQRFGGYNFKRAVNAEDAEIDEIDVIRDGDHLFFL; the protein is encoded by the exons ATGTCTTTTTCTTATGCTAAAAACTGTTTGCAACGGTTTTGTGTGGATGAGTTCCAAATGAATACAGAAACCAGTAATGGTTTCTTCTCAAATGATCTTCTCCCTTCTCTTGGAGCTAGAATTAACTACGCTACAAAGCTTCGAAAATTCATCGTTTCGCCTTTCAATCCCCGGTATAG GTGTTGGGAGATGTTTCTGGTTGTTTTGGTCATATACTCAGCCTGGATTTCTCCATTTGAGTTTGCATTCTTGTCATACAATGAAGAGGATGCTTTATTCATCATTGACCACATTGTCAACTGCTTCTTTGCTATTGACATTTTCCTTACCTTCTTCGTCGCGTATCTTCATCGAGAGTCCTATCTCCTTGTTGATGAACCTAAGAAAATTGCAATAAG GTACTTGTCAAGTTGGTTCATATTTGATGTATGCTCCACTGTACCATTTCAATCATTGATCCTCCTCTTCACGGATCACAAAGAAAGCGGTGGAGTTGGCTTCAAGTTGCTCAGCATGCTCAGACTATGGCGTCTCAGACGAGTCAGTGCCCTATTTGCAAG ACTTGAGAAGGATATCCGGTTTAACTACTTCTGGACGCGATGTACAAAACTCATATCA GTAACATTGTTTGCAGTGCACTGTGCTGGATGCTTTAACTATATGATTGCAGATAGATATCCTGATCCAAGAAAAACATGGATTGGTGCTGTAAATCCTGATTTCAAGAAAGAAAGCGTTGGCGATAGATATATAACTTCACTATATTGGTCTATTGTAACTATGACAACAACCGGTTATGGGGATTTGCATGCTGAGAACTCAAGGGAAATGTTGTTTGACATTTTTTACATGTTATTCAACTTGGGATTGACTTCTTACATCATTGGAAACATGACTAATCTTGTTGTTCATTGGACCAGCCGCACCAGAAACTTC AGGGATACAGTGAAAGCAGCTCAAGAATTTGCGAAAAGGAATCAGTTGCCTCCAAGGGTACAAGATCAGGTTTTATCCCACATATGTCTCAAGTTCAGAACTGAAGCATTGAAACAAGACGAAACTCTCAATGGCCTTCCCAAAGCCATCCGAACGAGTATTGCACATCACCTGTTTTTCCCTATAGTTCAAAATGTTCGTTTGTTCCAAGGTGTTTCGCCAAACCTTCTTTTCCAACTG GTTCCTGAAATGGAAGCTGAATACTTCCCTCCCAAGCAAGATGTGATTTTGCAGAATGAGGCTCCAACAGATCTGTATATAATAGTTTCAGGAGCAGTG GAACTGATAGCACAAATTGAAGGGCTAGAGCAA ACAATTGGAAAGGCTGTTGCAGGAGATCTATTTGGAGAAATAGGTGTTTTATGTGGGAGACCACAGCCATTTGCTGTTCGAACTACTGAGATTTCTCAAATTCTACGACTAAGCAGAACAGCGTTGATGAACATTCTCCGCGCAAATCCAGAAGATGAACGGATAGTTATGAACAATCTTTTGCTG AATCTGCAGGGATTCGGAGGCTTTGGTTATGTGGACCACCAAACAAATGGAGGGCCAGATATCAAAAGGCATCATGATACAGCACTGACTAGCATAGATATCAACAATTTGGAAGCTAGAGTTAAGAAGCAAGAGGGAGATGATGTACAAGAAATAAACAAAAGCATGAATAATTTGTCACTAAATCTTGAAAACAAGAGAGAACTAAATGAGCAGAAAGTTGAGCTCATTGGACCAGATGAGAAGGGAACAAAGAGCTGTCAACTGAACCCTGAGGTCCCCTGTTGTTCTAAATCTTGTAGTACCAATTCAAGTGGTTCTAAAGTGACAAAATCCACCAATAAGAGAGTCACCATTCACATGCAAAAGAAAGAATCATTGCATCACCAGTTTGGGAAGCTAATCATTGTACCTGATTCACTAGAAGAGCTATTCAGAGTAGCAG GTCAAAGATTTGGAGGCTACAATTTCAAGAGAGCTGTAAATGCAGAGGATGCTGAAATAGATGAGATTGATGTCATCAGAGATGGCGACCATTTGTTTT CTTAA
- the LOC104249919 gene encoding potassium channel KAT3-like isoform X1, producing MSFSYAKNCLQRFCVDEFQMNTETSNGFFSNDLLPSLGARINYATKLRKFIVSPFNPRYRCWEMFLVVLVIYSAWISPFEFAFLSYNEEDALFIIDHIVNCFFAIDIFLTFFVAYLHRESYLLVDEPKKIAIRYLSSWFIFDVCSTVPFQSLILLFTDHKESGGVGFKLLSMLRLWRLRRVSALFARLEKDIRFNYFWTRCTKLISVTLFAVHCAGCFNYMIADRYPDPRKTWIGAVNPDFKKESVGDRYITSLYWSIVTMTTTGYGDLHAENSREMLFDIFYMLFNLGLTSYIIGNMTNLVVHWTSRTRNFRDTVKAAQEFAKRNQLPPRVQDQVLSHICLKFRTEALKQDETLNGLPKAIRTSIAHHLFFPIVQNVRLFQGVSPNLLFQLVPEMEAEYFPPKQDVILQNEAPTDLYIIVSGAVELIAQIEGLEQTIGKAVAGDLFGEIGVLCGRPQPFAVRTTEISQILRLSRTALMNILRANPEDERIVMNNLLLNLQGFGGFGYVDHQTNGGPDIKRHHDTALTSIDINNLEARVKKQEGDDVQEINKSMNNLSLNLENKRELNEQKVELIGPDEKGTKSCQLNPEVPCCSKSCSTNSSGSKVTKSTNKRVTIHMQKKESLHHQFGKLIIVPDSLEELFRVAGQRFGGYNFKRAVNAEDAEIDEIDVIRDGDHLFFLNMNA from the exons ATGTCTTTTTCTTATGCTAAAAACTGTTTGCAACGGTTTTGTGTGGATGAGTTCCAAATGAATACAGAAACCAGTAATGGTTTCTTCTCAAATGATCTTCTCCCTTCTCTTGGAGCTAGAATTAACTACGCTACAAAGCTTCGAAAATTCATCGTTTCGCCTTTCAATCCCCGGTATAG GTGTTGGGAGATGTTTCTGGTTGTTTTGGTCATATACTCAGCCTGGATTTCTCCATTTGAGTTTGCATTCTTGTCATACAATGAAGAGGATGCTTTATTCATCATTGACCACATTGTCAACTGCTTCTTTGCTATTGACATTTTCCTTACCTTCTTCGTCGCGTATCTTCATCGAGAGTCCTATCTCCTTGTTGATGAACCTAAGAAAATTGCAATAAG GTACTTGTCAAGTTGGTTCATATTTGATGTATGCTCCACTGTACCATTTCAATCATTGATCCTCCTCTTCACGGATCACAAAGAAAGCGGTGGAGTTGGCTTCAAGTTGCTCAGCATGCTCAGACTATGGCGTCTCAGACGAGTCAGTGCCCTATTTGCAAG ACTTGAGAAGGATATCCGGTTTAACTACTTCTGGACGCGATGTACAAAACTCATATCA GTAACATTGTTTGCAGTGCACTGTGCTGGATGCTTTAACTATATGATTGCAGATAGATATCCTGATCCAAGAAAAACATGGATTGGTGCTGTAAATCCTGATTTCAAGAAAGAAAGCGTTGGCGATAGATATATAACTTCACTATATTGGTCTATTGTAACTATGACAACAACCGGTTATGGGGATTTGCATGCTGAGAACTCAAGGGAAATGTTGTTTGACATTTTTTACATGTTATTCAACTTGGGATTGACTTCTTACATCATTGGAAACATGACTAATCTTGTTGTTCATTGGACCAGCCGCACCAGAAACTTC AGGGATACAGTGAAAGCAGCTCAAGAATTTGCGAAAAGGAATCAGTTGCCTCCAAGGGTACAAGATCAGGTTTTATCCCACATATGTCTCAAGTTCAGAACTGAAGCATTGAAACAAGACGAAACTCTCAATGGCCTTCCCAAAGCCATCCGAACGAGTATTGCACATCACCTGTTTTTCCCTATAGTTCAAAATGTTCGTTTGTTCCAAGGTGTTTCGCCAAACCTTCTTTTCCAACTG GTTCCTGAAATGGAAGCTGAATACTTCCCTCCCAAGCAAGATGTGATTTTGCAGAATGAGGCTCCAACAGATCTGTATATAATAGTTTCAGGAGCAGTG GAACTGATAGCACAAATTGAAGGGCTAGAGCAA ACAATTGGAAAGGCTGTTGCAGGAGATCTATTTGGAGAAATAGGTGTTTTATGTGGGAGACCACAGCCATTTGCTGTTCGAACTACTGAGATTTCTCAAATTCTACGACTAAGCAGAACAGCGTTGATGAACATTCTCCGCGCAAATCCAGAAGATGAACGGATAGTTATGAACAATCTTTTGCTG AATCTGCAGGGATTCGGAGGCTTTGGTTATGTGGACCACCAAACAAATGGAGGGCCAGATATCAAAAGGCATCATGATACAGCACTGACTAGCATAGATATCAACAATTTGGAAGCTAGAGTTAAGAAGCAAGAGGGAGATGATGTACAAGAAATAAACAAAAGCATGAATAATTTGTCACTAAATCTTGAAAACAAGAGAGAACTAAATGAGCAGAAAGTTGAGCTCATTGGACCAGATGAGAAGGGAACAAAGAGCTGTCAACTGAACCCTGAGGTCCCCTGTTGTTCTAAATCTTGTAGTACCAATTCAAGTGGTTCTAAAGTGACAAAATCCACCAATAAGAGAGTCACCATTCACATGCAAAAGAAAGAATCATTGCATCACCAGTTTGGGAAGCTAATCATTGTACCTGATTCACTAGAAGAGCTATTCAGAGTAGCAG GTCAAAGATTTGGAGGCTACAATTTCAAGAGAGCTGTAAATGCAGAGGATGCTGAAATAGATGAGATTGATGTCATCAGAGATGGCGACCATTTGTTTTTCCTTAACATGAATGCTTGA